One region of Chryseobacterium sp. SORGH_AS_0447 genomic DNA includes:
- a CDS encoding glycosyltransferase codes for MNKISILIANYNNGRYFKDCYDSIISQSYDNWEVIIVDDCSTDNSVELIKKFIDGDERFKFYQNTQNKGCGYTKRKCLDLATGEFCAFLDPDDAIFSYAVECLLDEFKKSSKIIATYSKLIFCDENLNPKEVFSKIKQIHNNKYFFNIPIQIHAFFVFKRETYLKTSGINPTLKNAVDQDLYLKLLEFGDAKFVDEVFYKYRLHSNGISQHSAKQSAKESFARVIHETMQRRKITVIDGKPVPVAYTNAQDIYSLLNYQTKIPYRLMNKIKTAFQYY; via the coding sequence GTGAATAAAATATCTATACTTATTGCCAATTATAACAATGGAAGATATTTCAAGGATTGTTATGATTCTATTATTTCACAGAGCTACGACAACTGGGAAGTAATTATTGTAGATGACTGCTCAACTGACAATTCGGTAGAGCTCATTAAAAAGTTTATCGATGGCGATGAGCGCTTTAAATTTTATCAAAATACACAAAACAAAGGATGCGGATATACCAAAAGAAAGTGCCTGGATCTGGCAACCGGAGAATTCTGTGCTTTTCTGGATCCCGATGATGCAATTTTCAGCTATGCTGTTGAATGCTTGCTTGACGAGTTCAAGAAAAGCAGTAAAATCATTGCGACGTACTCCAAACTAATTTTCTGTGATGAAAATCTTAATCCGAAAGAGGTTTTTTCGAAAATAAAGCAGATTCATAACAATAAATATTTTTTCAATATTCCCATTCAAATTCATGCATTTTTTGTTTTTAAAAGAGAGACTTACCTGAAGACCTCCGGAATTAATCCTACCCTCAAAAATGCTGTCGACCAGGATCTGTACCTGAAGCTTCTGGAGTTTGGTGATGCGAAATTTGTAGATGAAGTTTTTTATAAATACCGGCTTCATTCCAACGGAATTTCTCAGCACAGTGCCAAGCAGAGCGCAAAAGAGTCTTTTGCGCGGGTTATTCATGAGACCATGCAACGGAGAAAAATTACCGTAATTGATGGAAAGCCTGTTCCGGTAGCTTATACTAATGCACAGGATATTTACAGTCTTCTCAACTACCAGACAAAAATACCTTACAGGTTAATGAACAAAATAAAAACAGCTTTCCAGTATTATTAA